Genomic DNA from Longimicrobiales bacterium:
TAACAGACAGTCGTATTGAGAACTTCAAGCGCTTGCTGCCGAAGGCGAAGAGGGCCCCACACCGAGGGATCACACCATCACTGCGTGACCATACGAATCAACTGCTGCAGCCGCTGCTTATGCTCCTCAAGTTCGGTGACCAGAATCTCGAGCCGCTCATACATGTCGGCTGCCGGCTTCTGATCTGCTCGCTGCGTGTTGCCGTACAGATAGTTGAACTGGTCTCGCAGCATCGGCTCCGGATAACTAGTGATCGTGCGGTCCGTCAGTAGTGCCCGCTCAATCTCCTTCAGGTCGTCCGCCACGTCTGATCCTTCCGCCGCGCGCACCTGAGCACTTTGGAGACGCTCTATCGTCGCGTCGGCGTCTTCGATCGCCGTGCGAACCTGAATCCCTAGGTCGTACTGCGCCTGGAGGTCCGCCTGCGTGACCCCGTCCGCGGCGACACGCGGATCCATGATTACCTCGAACGATCGCTCTGAGGTCTGTCCGTCGACCGTGAGTCGTGCGGTGTAGCGACCCGGCACCACAAGTGGTCCACGACCCGATCCGCCTGGACCCGGTACCGTAAAGTTCCAGACAAACCGGTTCAGACCCTGGTTCAGGGTGGGTGCGGCAGCGCCTGTGTTCCTTTGGAACGGACCGCGCATCTCCTGCCCCGTTTCGGTCGTCATGCCCGGCTCGGTGCTCTCGAAGGACCGCATCGTTTCACCAGACGCCGATACGATCTCCATCTGAATCGATCTGGCCTGGGTTGGGAGCATGTAGTCCAGCTCCGCACCGTTCGTTGAATACTGCGGCTCGTCAGGCGCGCCGCCACCGAAGCCACCACCACGCAGTCGGTAGGCATCCTCCGGCTGGTAGAGGAACGCGCCACCAGCTGCCATAGCCTGATCGGCCTGACGAAGCGGAGAGAGGTTGTCCATGATCCAGAAGGCCCGCCCCATCGTAGACAGCACGAGGTCGCCCTGATGGACTTTGATGTCGGTGATCGGCGTGCGCGGCAGATTGAACTGGAACTTCTCCCAGCTCTCCCCGTCGTTGAACGAGATGTACATCCCGAACTCGGTCCCGGCATACAGCAGACCCTCACGCTCCGTGTCCTCACGCACCGCACGGGTCGCGTGGTGTGACGGGATGCCATTGTTACCGGGCGTCAGGAGGGTCCAGCTCTCGCCGTAGTCTTCGGTCTTGTAGATGAACGGTGTCAGGTCGCCGAGTAGCGTGCGATAGCCCGCGAAGTACGCCTTCGCTGGATTGTGCGGCGACGGGTCAATGGTCTGAATCCGACCCTCTGGTGGCATGTCGGCCGGAGTAACGTCCTTCCACGTCTGGCCGCCATCCCTTGTCACCTGAACGAGGCCATCGTTGGCACCGGTCCAGATGACCCCTGGAGTCAGCGGCGATTCCTCGATGGTGTACAGAACCGAGTAGTGCTCCTCACCGGTGATGTCCCGCGTGATCGGACCACCCGACACCTGCTGCCGCTCCGGACGGAAATCGGTGAGATCGGGGCTGATCTGCTCCCACGTCACACCCTCGTCCGTCGTCTTGTGAACGAACTGAGAACCGTGGTAGACCGTGCTCGCGTCGTGCGGCGACACCTCGATCGGAACGGTGCGCTGGAAGCGATAGGTGAGTTCCGCTGGATTCACACCGTACAGATTCGCGAAGCCGACGTAGTACTGCTTCTCCTGGCCCGTGACCTGGTTGTACCGACCGAAACGACCTTTGCAGTTGGCGTAAACGATCGTCGGGTCACCCGGCTTCGGAACGGCGGGTCCGGTCTCACAACCACCGACCGCCTGCCAGTTGCCCTGATGTCCGCCCTGCGAGCCAGTGCCCGGTGGGTTACTTGGCACACGAATCGTGCTGTTGTCCTGCTGGCCCGCGTAGAGCCAGTAAGGGAATTGGTCGTCAATATCGACCTGGTATAGCTCTGCGGTCGGCTGATTCGACTGCGTCGACCACGTGCTGCCACCGTCAAGCGTGACGTTGGCCCCGCCGTCGTTCGACTGAACCTGAATGAGCGGGTTATCCGGGTTGATCCAGGTATCGTGGTTGTCCCCATGCGGCGTCTGCCGGCGCTCGAGGGTCACCCCACCGTTGGTCGATTCGTAATAGCCCTCGTTGTTCACGTAGACGTGATCCGCATCGGTCGGATCGGCTGTCACCCCGGTGTAGTAGAACGGCCGGTTCATGATGCCGCGTGCGTTGCTGACCATCTTCCAGCTCGCACCGAGATCGTCGGAGCGATACAGGCCCTCATCGGGGTCGGTGGTCTCGACCAGCGCGTAGATCCGGTTCGGCATATCGGCCGACACGGACAGATCGATCTTTCCAATCAGTCCAGCTGGCAGGCCTTCGGACAGGTACTCCCAGTTGTCGCCACCGTCGGTCGACTTCCAGATTCCGTCCTCTCGAGCCGAAGCCTCCATGCCAGAGATAATCGTCCACGGCCGACGCTGCCCCCGCCACATTGCGGCGTAGATTTCGTTCGGATTGGCCGGGTTGATCTCCAGGTCGATCGCACCGACCGAGTCAGAGGTGAACAGCACCTGATTCCAGCTGCGCCCCGCGTCCGTCGTGCGGTACACGCCGCGATCAGGTGTCTTTGCCCAAGGGTTCCCGAGTGCGGCGACATAGGCCACGTCAGGGTTATTGGGATCAATCTCAACAGCTGCAAGCTGTCCCATTTCCACCAGGCCGCGGCGCTCCCAGGTCTCTCCGGCATCACCAGAGTAGTACAGGCCACGCCCGCTGATCACGTTCGAACGGATGCCGTCAGAGCCGGTGCCGACATACACAATGTCCGCATTGGATGGGGCAACACGGATCGAGCCGATCGAACCCGTCTCGAAGTACCCGTCAGAAATCGGGCGCCAATTAGTCCCATAGTTCTCGGTCTTCCACACACCACCACCGGTCGCTCCCATATAGAAGGTCAGCGGGTGATCACGGTGTCCAGCCACCGCAGTAACGCGACCACCGCGAGACGGGCCGACGTTGCGATAGGAAAGATCCGAAAAGTCTCGCTCGACACCGGACATCTCGTCCTGTGCTGAGACCTGCGCGGGAGACAGTGCCGGGACTGCGGCCAGTGCTAGTGCGCATGCCGCAGAGGCAGCGGTGCGAAGTACGAAATCAGACGAGATACGACTCATGGTAGGTCCTGCTCCGACTGTCGTTCTTGAAGAGGACGGTGAGAATGCCCGCCCCGACCCCGAGGGTCAACCAAAAAGACACCCGAAGGCCTACTCGCGCTGAGCTGCTCTTCGAAATTCCTATCTATATCGGAATCGAAACCGGGGCAGCGGCAGCGGTCTTCACCGTGGCGAATGGCTTCAGGTTCCAGTCACTGCCCCAAAGAGCCCAACGAAGACAGAATCTGGTCGGCGAGGTCAGATCTCGCCGACCCAGTCCCGAAACACGTCGCACATCTCCGCCAACGCTTCGCCGTCCGTGCGCCCCGATCGCTTCAGGACATGGAATCCGTGATCGGCGCCATCGACGATGTGAAGGGTAGGCGTGGGGGTCACCTCGTCGAGAAGAAGGGTGAGGAGATCCAGGTTCGCCAATTTGTCGCGAGTACCCTGCAGGAACAGCATGGGGAGTTCGACATCAGCGAGGTGAACTCCACGCTCGGCCGAGTCGCGCCCAGACGGGTGAAAGGGGAATCCGAAAAACACCAAACCCTTCACGCCGGGAAGTGGCTCCCTTGAGGCAGCCGCAGATGCCATGCGGCCACCCATCGACTTGCCTCCGGCGAACAGGGGAAGGCCCGGTGCCAGGAGCGACGCTTCCGTCACCGCAGAGCGTACGGTCTCAATGAGTATCGGTGGACGATTTGGAGGCTTCTTGCCTGCCTCCTTGTAGGGGAAGTTGTATCGGAAAGAGGCGATCCCACGGTCCGCCAGTTGACCTGCTGCGGCCTCCATGAACGAGTGCTCCATGCCGGCCCCTGCACCATGTGCGAACACGTACAGGCACGTGGCATCGGTGGGGCGCATCAGAATGCCCGACACGTCACCTGAGGAGTTGGTCGCCCAAAAGGTGTGGCGGGAAACCTTCATCGCCTCTCCTCTTCCTTCGTCAGAATATCCGGTACGCTATGAACGCTCCGGCGTACCCCAGAAACAGCATGTAGCTGAACTGGAGTATGGGCCACTTCCAGCCCGCCGTCTCACGCCGCATCACCGCCACCGTGGACATGCACTGAAGCGCGAATGCGAAGAAGACGAGCAGTCCGATCGCCGAGCCGCGTGTGAGATCTCGCTTGAGTATCTCCTGGAGCGCGACCGCCTCTTCGTCAGCAGTTTCGACACCGTAAATCGTGCCGAGCGTCCCCACAATCACTTCGCGAGCGGCCAGAGACGTCACGAGTCCGACGCCGATCCGCCAATCAAAACCCAGCGGACGGATCACCGGCTCAATCACCTGTCCAATCTGGCCTAGCGCACTCTCTTCGATGCCGGGTGCGCCGAGCTCGGTGCGCGGAAACTGCATCAGTATCCACAATACGATTGCGACCGCAAAAATGACCCGGCCGGCACGGCGTAGAAAAATCTTGCTGCGATCGAGCAATCTCAACGCCAAGGTGCGCAGCGATGGAATCCGATACGGAGGCAGCTCCATCAGAAACGATGTCGGGTCGGCCTTCAAAATCGTCCGCTTGAGGATAAAGGCGGTTCCGATCGCCGCGACGATACCGAGGCCGTAGAGCCCGAGCATCGTAGCCGCCTGCGTGCCAAAGAAGGGCCCGAGGATGGGCTCGTTGGGGATGAAGGCCGCAATGAGCAGGGCGTATACAGGGAGTCGCGCCGAACACGTCATGAACGGAGTCACGAAGATCGTGGCCATCCGATCGCGTTCATCATCGATCGTGCGGGCGGCCAGGATCGCCGGTATCGCACACGCGTACCCCGAGAGCAGGGGCAGGAAGGCGCGACCCTGAAGGCCAACCCGGAACATCATCCGGTCGGCGATCACAGCAGCCCTCGCCATGTAGCCCGAGTCCTCGAGAATGCCCAGAAACAGGAAAAGGATGAGGATCTGGGGCAGGAAGATCACCACAGATCCGACACCGGCCCACACGCCATCAACCAGGAGAGATCGGTACCACGTATCCGGCATCGTTGTGGATAGCCACTCACCCGAGGTGCTGATGCCGAAGTCGATGCCATCCATGAGCGGCACCGCCCACGTGAAGATCGACTGGAATACGAGCAGGACCACGCCGAGGAATATCAGCGGGCCCCATACACGATGTAGAAAGATGCTGTCGAGACGATCACTCATTGCAGAAGGCCCCGGCGGCACGAAGTCCGCACCTTGGACCACCTCGCTGACGAGTTTCCTTCTCGCTGCGAACGCGTCGACAACCGGAAGGGAAACGCCTCGGCCCTGGTTGCTGAGCGTGCGCTCAACGTACTCAGTCGGGCCATGGGACGTGTCGATGCCCGCGAGATACGCACGCACCCCATCGACGCCTTCCCCACTCCGGGCGCTCGTCCGGGCAATGTCGACACCCAGACGCTCGGCGAGCGCCTCATCGTTCACGCTGCCTCCACGCTCTGAGAGCTCGTCACACATGTTCAGCACGAGCAGTGTCGGGAGTCCCAGTTCCAGGACCGGCTCGACAAGCATCAACTGGTTCTCGAGACGCGTGGAGTCCACGATCAGGACCAGTGCATCGGGCGGACGAATGCCCTCGACCTTGCCTTCGAGAACGTCGCGCGTGACCCGCTCATCGAGCGTTCGTGCGGAGAAGCCATGTACGCCGGGAAGATCGACCAGATCGATCTCACGGTTTGTGTCGAGCCGTACCTGCCCGACGTGCTTCTCGACGGTTACGCCGGGGTAGTTGGCGACCTTCTGACGAAGCCCTGTCAGCTGATTGAAGAGGGTCGTCTTCCCTGAATTGGGAGGACCCACAAGAGCAACGAGTGGCTCGTGCCTCTCGGCTATCGCAACGGTCGCACCATCAGCGACGGGGGGGTGCAACTCATCCAATAGAGGAGGACCGCCTTAGTCCGCGTCCTGGAACTGCGAGAGAATTTTGACGCAGAGGCAGGCCGCCGTCTCGCGTCGCAGCGCAAGGAGTGATCCATCCACCGAGACAATTGGATCGCCGCCCGGCGAGGATCGCACGGGGCAGATCCGGCATCCTGGCAGTACGCCACGCTCCAGAAGCGGCTCCGCCAGGTGTGCCGGCAGATCGATGCTGACGAGCTCAACTTCCTGACGCAGAGGGATGTCCCCCAGCCTCAGATCGGCCCCGTCCTGCTCGTTCTTCGCGACCGGCAATGCCTGCACGATGGACTTGTTCCTCCTCGTCTCACCCTGATACGACATGGATGAGAATGAAATTGACTCTCAACTAAGGTACACGGGCGCGACGCACCGCGAAAGCCGCGCTAACGGTAGAGACACAGCCCCACTCCGTTGCGCTGAGACCTCGTATAATGCAGAGAGTCTCCCGACCCCCCAGAAAAGGGGGCGGGAGACTCTAAAATGCGTCAGCGAAAGCCGTCGCGTCAGCTCTGCTGATACATGTGAACATCGCGCTGAGGGAACGGCATCGAGCATCCCGCAGCCTCGAGGCCTTCTTTCAGCCCTCGCGTCAGATCCCACCGTGTCGTCCAGTAGTCCTCGGCCTTTACCCAAGGCCGGACGACGAGATTGACGGAGGAGTCTCCCAACTCATGTACAGCGACAACCGGCGCCGGATCAGAAAGCACCCGTGTGTCGGAGGAGATGATGTCCATGCATGTGCGCACCGCTACACCGAGGTCATCACCGTAATCCACACCCATGACGAGGTCGATGCGCCGAGTGTCGTTCGTTGAGAAATTCTTGATCGTGGTGCCGAAGATCTGCGAATTCGGCACCCGAATCTGAACGTTGTCTGCCGTATGCAGGATACACGAGAAGATGCCCACCTCCTTCACTACGCCGGAACCACCGCCCACCTCCACGAAGTCGCCGACGTCGAAGGGGCGGAAGGTCAGCAGCATGATGCCCGCCGCAAAATTTGAAAACGTGCCTTGGAAGGCGAGGGCGATCGCCAGACCAGCGGCACCGAGCACTGCGACAAACGATGCCGTGCTGATACCGAGCACCCCCATTGCGGTTACCGCCACAATCACGATTACCGACACATGAATGAGTCCCGACAAGAACGGAATCATGATCTCGTCGATCGGACCCTTCTTGAGCGCCTTGCGAGCAAACGCCCGAACCCATCCGGCGAACATCCACCCGAATATGAGAACGGCTATAGCGGCCACGAACTTCGGGGCCCAGGAGGCCACGGCCTCGGTCGCAAAGGCCATGAATGCTTCAAAATCCATCATTGGATACCTCAACACGCGTTAGGAGAGGCCAGCACCTGCAGCGCAGGTCATGCGACTTCAGCCCGCGACCAGTCTCCAGATCTGGGCCACCAGGAAGCACACTACGACACCCATCACGACAGGCATCATGGTGGCGACCGCGGTCCATTTCAAACTCCGCGTTTCCTTGAAGATTGTATAAATCGTCGTAGAACACGGGTTATGGAGAAGGCTGAACAACATGAGGTTCACCGCCGTGAGCAACGTCCAGCCCCCGGCCCTCAGGTACGCACCGGTCGTCACGAGCGAGTCCTCCTCGAACATGACACCAGCCCCGGCACCCTCTCCCGCGAGTTCAGGAGTAACGAGAACGGTCAGCATCAGAATCGTGGGGATCACGATCTCGTTCGCTGGGATTGCGACGACATAGGCCAACAGGATGACCCCGTTTAGCCCGAGGACGAGCCCCGCAGGCTCGAGCCAGTCGACTGTGTACTGGGCAATGCTCACCCCGCCGAAAGTGATGTTCGAAACGAGCCAGATCGCGGCACCGGCCGGGATGGCGAAGATGATGGCGCGCCACAGCACAATCAGAGTGCGATCGATAATCGACGTATACAGCGTCTGGAGGACGCGGGGGGGGCGATACGGAGGTAGCTCGAGGCTAAAGCTGGTCGCCTCGCCGCGCAGCACCGTGCGAGACAGCAGCCAAGATGAGAAAAACATCATCACGATGCCGAGCACTGCGATGCCCACGACTGCTCCCGCACTCACAAGCCCTCCCAGGTGCGTCGGTGCGAGGGCTCCAATA
This window encodes:
- a CDS encoding dienelactone hydrolase family protein, giving the protein MKVSRHTFWATNSSGDVSGILMRPTDATCLYVFAHGAGAGMEHSFMEAAAGQLADRGIASFRYNFPYKEAGKKPPNRPPILIETVRSAVTEASLLAPGLPLFAGGKSMGGRMASAAASREPLPGVKGLVFFGFPFHPSGRDSAERGVHLADVELPMLFLQGTRDKLANLDLLTLLLDEVTPTPTLHIVDGADHGFHVLKRSGRTDGEALAEMCDVFRDWVGEI
- the feoB gene encoding ferrous iron transport protein B; amino-acid sequence: MHPPVADGATVAIAERHEPLVALVGPPNSGKTTLFNQLTGLRQKVANYPGVTVEKHVGQVRLDTNREIDLVDLPGVHGFSARTLDERVTRDVLEGKVEGIRPPDALVLIVDSTRLENQLMLVEPVLELGLPTLLVLNMCDELSERGGSVNDEALAERLGVDIARTSARSGEGVDGVRAYLAGIDTSHGPTEYVERTLSNQGRGVSLPVVDAFAARRKLVSEVVQGADFVPPGPSAMSDRLDSIFLHRVWGPLIFLGVVLLVFQSIFTWAVPLMDGIDFGISTSGEWLSTTMPDTWYRSLLVDGVWAGVGSVVIFLPQILILFLFLGILEDSGYMARAAVIADRMMFRVGLQGRAFLPLLSGYACAIPAILAARTIDDERDRMATIFVTPFMTCSARLPVYALLIAAFIPNEPILGPFFGTQAATMLGLYGLGIVAAIGTAFILKRTILKADPTSFLMELPPYRIPSLRTLALRLLDRSKIFLRRAGRVIFAVAIVLWILMQFPRTELGAPGIEESALGQIGQVIEPVIRPLGFDWRIGVGLVTSLAAREVIVGTLGTIYGVETADEEAVALQEILKRDLTRGSAIGLLVFFAFALQCMSTVAVMRRETAGWKWPILQFSYMLFLGYAGAFIAYRIF
- a CDS encoding FeoA family protein, yielding MSYQGETRRNKSIVQALPVAKNEQDGADLRLGDIPLRQEVELVSIDLPAHLAEPLLERGVLPGCRICPVRSSPGGDPIVSVDGSLLALRRETAACLCVKILSQFQDAD
- a CDS encoding mechanosensitive ion channel; translation: MMDFEAFMAFATEAVASWAPKFVAAIAVLIFGWMFAGWVRAFARKALKKGPIDEIMIPFLSGLIHVSVIVIVAVTAMGVLGISTASFVAVLGAAGLAIALAFQGTFSNFAAGIMLLTFRPFDVGDFVEVGGGSGVVKEVGIFSCILHTADNVQIRVPNSQIFGTTIKNFSTNDTRRIDLVMGVDYGDDLGVAVRTCMDIISSDTRVLSDPAPVVAVHELGDSSVNLVVRPWVKAEDYWTTRWDLTRGLKEGLEAAGCSMPFPQRDVHMYQQS